From Candidatus Ozemobacteraceae bacterium, one genomic window encodes:
- a CDS encoding terminase family protein, producing the protein MNARHFLPYQIDWLKDRSRIKLWEKSRRIGATYTQAYEDVEDCAKKAVPAVWFSSADESAAREYIEYCKHWGKLFNLASVQLGEELFDEDKDVKTFGIEFPRLGRRINALSSNPKAFRSKGGKIVLDEFAHHADQKTLWAAARPCITWGFPLRIISTHNGNAKFNQFIKDIRDGKLNWGHHRVPIHDAVAQGLADRITGRKLTDEERAAWIEEERRNCGDPFTWQQEYLCVPVDEATAFLTYEMIAACERDELLLTLDGLLGDLYLGMDIARKKDLSVIWVLEKIGPVSFTRRVLVMERTPFHIQKDALFELLKHPRMRRACIDSTGIGMMLAEEAQRHFGQYRVESVNFSNAVKEDLAFGLRSRFEDKTLVIPGAQDIREDLHSVRRLVTKAGNIRFDVASEETDGHADRFWALALAVHAGGTESGPITIVTRRPHHSKTMFAGY; encoded by the coding sequence ATGAACGCTCGTCACTTTCTCCCGTATCAGATCGACTGGCTGAAAGACCGGTCGAGAATCAAGCTGTGGGAGAAATCGCGCCGCATCGGAGCCACCTACACGCAGGCCTACGAGGATGTCGAGGATTGCGCCAAGAAGGCCGTTCCCGCCGTCTGGTTCTCCAGCGCCGACGAGAGCGCGGCCCGCGAATACATCGAATACTGCAAGCACTGGGGCAAGCTGTTCAACCTGGCCTCGGTGCAGCTCGGCGAAGAGCTGTTCGACGAGGACAAGGACGTCAAGACGTTCGGCATCGAGTTCCCCCGCCTCGGCCGGCGCATCAATGCCCTCAGCTCGAATCCGAAAGCGTTCCGCAGCAAGGGCGGCAAGATCGTCCTGGACGAGTTCGCCCACCACGCCGATCAGAAGACCCTTTGGGCCGCCGCCCGGCCCTGTATCACCTGGGGCTTCCCGCTGCGCATCATCTCGACCCATAACGGGAACGCCAAATTCAACCAGTTCATCAAAGATATCCGCGACGGCAAGCTGAACTGGGGCCACCACCGCGTTCCGATCCACGATGCCGTCGCTCAGGGCCTCGCCGATCGCATCACGGGCCGGAAGCTCACCGACGAGGAGCGGGCGGCCTGGATCGAGGAAGAGCGCAGAAACTGCGGCGATCCGTTCACCTGGCAGCAGGAGTATCTCTGCGTGCCGGTCGACGAAGCGACCGCCTTCCTGACGTATGAGATGATCGCCGCGTGCGAGCGGGATGAGCTGCTCCTGACCCTCGACGGCCTGCTCGGCGATCTGTATCTGGGCATGGACATCGCCCGCAAGAAGGATCTGAGCGTCATCTGGGTGCTGGAAAAGATCGGCCCGGTGTCCTTCACGCGGCGGGTGCTGGTCATGGAACGAACGCCCTTCCATATCCAGAAGGACGCGCTCTTCGAGCTGCTGAAGCATCCACGCATGCGACGCGCCTGTATCGACTCGACCGGCATCGGTATGATGCTGGCCGAAGAGGCCCAGCGGCATTTCGGGCAATACCGGGTCGAATCCGTGAACTTTTCCAACGCCGTCAAAGAAGACCTGGCATTCGGCCTTCGAAGCCGGTTCGAGGACAAGACGCTCGTCATTCCCGGGGCGCAGGATATCCGCGAGGATCTGCATTCCGTCCGGAGGCTCGTCACGAAGGCCGGCAACATCCGGTTCGATGTCGCATCCGAAGAGACCGACGGCCACGCGGATCGCTTCTGGGCTCTCGCGCTTGCCGTTCATGCCGGCGGAACCGAGTCGGGGCCGATCACGATCGTCACGAGAAGGCCACACCACAGCAAAACCATGTTCGCGGGCTATTAG
- a CDS encoding phage antirepressor N-terminal domain-containing protein, translated as MTIQSQLVPVAFHGDTLFIVSHQGEPFTPVRPIVENMGLTWGAQQKKLHRSSKRWGVAILATPTKTGPQETLCMPLRKLAGFLATIEPRKVRPEIRAKIELYQAECDDALWAYWTKGQATNPRANAVPAAPTIGPDEMVLKKDRYISMLEAQTTSQSAHIAALQRLIEEKEARSRPKHITAEDIRQIRELFAQGLSQGEISRRVRRSKATVHYVVTGQLGKVSRAVDAGGAL; from the coding sequence ATGACCATCCAATCTCAGCTCGTGCCCGTTGCTTTTCACGGCGACACGCTTTTCATCGTGTCCCACCAGGGCGAACCCTTCACGCCAGTTCGGCCGATCGTCGAAAACATGGGACTCACCTGGGGTGCCCAACAGAAGAAACTTCACCGATCAAGCAAGCGCTGGGGTGTAGCCATTTTGGCTACACCTACCAAAACCGGCCCTCAAGAAACTCTGTGCATGCCTCTTCGCAAGCTGGCCGGGTTCCTCGCGACGATCGAGCCGCGCAAGGTGCGCCCCGAGATCCGGGCGAAGATCGAGCTCTACCAGGCCGAATGCGACGATGCCTTGTGGGCCTACTGGACGAAAGGCCAGGCGACGAACCCCCGCGCAAACGCCGTTCCGGCTGCGCCGACGATCGGGCCGGACGAAATGGTTCTGAAGAAGGACCGCTATATCTCCATGCTTGAAGCCCAGACCACTTCGCAGTCCGCCCACATCGCTGCTCTGCAACGACTCATCGAGGAAAAGGAGGCCAGGTCCAGGCCAAAACACATCACGGCGGAGGATATCCGGCAGATCCGGGAACTCTTTGCCCAGGGCCTTTCGCAAGGGGAGATCTCCCGCCGGGTCCGCCGGAGCAAGGCCACCGTCCATTACGTCGTCACCGGCCAACTCGGAAAGGTGAGCCGGGCAGTCGATGCGGGAGGTGCCCTGTGA
- a CDS encoding phage minor head protein, with product MPKADPEILLRAMQLPPEEAIAFFKSKGYEITWNWDDMAQEAHTRAFTVAKATSLDILRDIRGELQKALDEGTTFSQFQKDLEPRLRARGWWGVQEGVDADGNPTTVQLGSPWRLKTIFQTNMQTAYMAGRERQMRAVSQDRPYWRYIAIMDRKTRQAHRELHGKIFRYDDPFWDHFYPPNGFNCRCRVATLSPREIERDGLKVLSSKGQIVSQEVADPNTGRVFKTTSYRSPDTLRLLHPDEGFDLNPSRVQERLDALEREKLKETEKAVGAKLPEIRAETVVKPMVNGSSTVDKTRGLVDDEEAKAEIRDLTGQAKELGVKADFDEQPENVKPARLVMKALAEEANAGREPPPKVAVGDNPRHPWGDDTDAVAHFDDEKQTVFINPNWPWRTHESETAAQFRSKDWSSDAPEHFIRHEIGHWHQWQANPKMFKVLKTGLLPAEDISMIGGEVSKRATENPVEFVAEVYAGLRAGQKYSNRIMDLYMFFGGKKV from the coding sequence ATGCCCAAAGCTGATCCCGAGATTCTGCTCCGGGCGATGCAGCTTCCTCCCGAGGAGGCGATCGCGTTCTTCAAGTCGAAGGGCTATGAGATCACCTGGAACTGGGACGACATGGCGCAGGAGGCGCATACCCGGGCGTTCACCGTCGCCAAGGCGACCAGCCTGGACATCCTGAGGGATATCCGGGGCGAGCTTCAGAAGGCGCTCGACGAAGGGACGACGTTCAGCCAGTTTCAGAAGGATCTCGAGCCGCGTCTGCGCGCCAGGGGCTGGTGGGGCGTTCAAGAAGGCGTCGATGCGGATGGGAACCCGACGACCGTGCAGCTCGGCTCGCCCTGGCGGCTGAAGACCATTTTCCAGACGAACATGCAGACGGCCTACATGGCGGGCCGGGAACGCCAGATGCGGGCGGTCTCTCAGGACCGGCCCTACTGGCGATACATCGCCATCATGGACAGGAAGACGCGCCAGGCGCACCGGGAGCTTCACGGGAAGATCTTCCGATATGACGATCCGTTCTGGGATCATTTTTACCCGCCGAACGGCTTCAACTGCCGCTGCCGCGTCGCCACCCTGTCGCCACGCGAGATCGAGCGGGACGGTCTGAAGGTGCTCAGTTCGAAAGGCCAGATCGTCTCCCAGGAGGTCGCCGACCCGAACACCGGCCGGGTATTCAAGACGACCTCGTATCGGAGCCCGGACACCCTGCGGCTGCTGCATCCCGACGAGGGTTTCGACCTCAACCCTTCCCGCGTGCAGGAGCGGCTCGATGCCCTCGAACGGGAGAAGCTGAAAGAGACCGAAAAGGCGGTCGGCGCGAAGCTGCCAGAGATTCGCGCGGAAACGGTCGTAAAACCGATGGTAAACGGATCTTCAACGGTCGATAAAACACGCGGCCTGGTCGACGACGAAGAGGCGAAGGCCGAGATCCGCGATCTGACCGGGCAGGCGAAAGAGCTCGGCGTCAAAGCCGATTTCGACGAGCAGCCTGAGAACGTGAAGCCCGCAAGACTTGTGATGAAGGCCCTGGCCGAAGAGGCCAACGCCGGCCGAGAGCCCCCGCCGAAAGTCGCCGTAGGTGACAATCCGCGGCATCCGTGGGGTGATGACACCGATGCTGTCGCACATTTTGACGATGAGAAACAGACTGTCTTCATCAACCCGAACTGGCCATGGAGGACTCACGAATCTGAAACAGCCGCTCAATTCAGAAGCAAGGATTGGTCGAGTGATGCTCCGGAGCACTTCATCAGGCACGAGATCGGGCATTGGCACCAATGGCAGGCGAATCCGAAAATGTTCAAGGTTCTCAAAACCGGTTTGCTTCCCGCCGAAGATATCTCTATGATTGGAGGAGAAGTCAGTAAGCGTGCGACGGAAAACCCGGTGGAGTTCGTCGCCGAGGTATATGCCGGTCTTCGTGCCGGGCAGAAATATTCGAATCGAATCATGGATCTCTACATGTTCTTCGGAGGGAAAAAAGTCTGA
- a CDS encoding DUF935 family protein, translating to MGNATPGIWINDREFRRISDKPAELTSEFATRRRAGDLFGYGLNLPNPDEVLRNLGLDISVYKRLLVDSQVGACITSRKSGTKALDWGIDRKKAKSRVFQVIEDAFANLDIDRIIGEILDAPMYGYQALEVLWKARDGLVLPVDVIGKPQSWFTFDPENELRFKSVTDPIGEPLPPMKFLLATHEATYENPYGFPVLSRCFWPVAFKKGGLKFWVTFVEKYGGAFAIGKHPRSLGQGEVDALASMLEAMIQSAIAVIPDDSSVEIKEAGGKAASADIYERLLVYCDHQISKGIVGQTLTTEVNGTGSYAASQTHKEVLSEIVTADTKMVVKTFNLLVRWICDMNFGTGVDRPAFRMWHEEDVDKAQAERDKTLADTGQIRFKKKYWMREYGFAEDDIEEVIPASGGSALPPAEFSEGEPKKDEFPDQAAIDEAGAKVAAPTVLQAAMEAMLRPYIELIGNGASYEVVMEKLAATYPAMKPDQLATLLERAIFAAETWGRIHAQS from the coding sequence ATGGGGAACGCCACACCGGGCATCTGGATCAACGATCGGGAATTCCGCCGAATTTCCGACAAACCCGCCGAGCTGACGAGCGAGTTCGCGACGCGCCGGAGGGCCGGAGATCTGTTCGGCTACGGCCTGAACCTGCCGAATCCCGACGAGGTGCTGCGCAACCTCGGCCTCGACATCTCCGTATACAAGCGGCTCCTGGTCGATTCCCAGGTCGGTGCGTGCATCACGAGCAGAAAGAGCGGCACCAAGGCCCTCGATTGGGGGATCGATCGCAAGAAGGCGAAGAGCCGGGTGTTCCAGGTCATCGAGGACGCATTCGCGAATCTCGACATCGATCGCATCATCGGCGAGATCCTCGATGCGCCGATGTATGGGTATCAGGCGCTCGAAGTGCTCTGGAAGGCCCGGGACGGCCTCGTATTACCCGTCGACGTGATCGGCAAGCCTCAGAGCTGGTTCACCTTCGATCCGGAGAACGAGCTGCGGTTCAAGTCGGTCACCGACCCGATCGGCGAGCCGCTTCCCCCGATGAAGTTCCTTCTGGCGACCCATGAGGCGACGTATGAAAATCCGTATGGATTCCCGGTTCTGAGCCGGTGCTTCTGGCCGGTCGCCTTCAAGAAGGGCGGTCTGAAGTTCTGGGTCACGTTCGTCGAGAAATACGGCGGGGCCTTCGCGATCGGGAAGCATCCGCGCAGTCTCGGCCAGGGCGAAGTGGATGCGCTGGCCTCGATGCTCGAAGCGATGATTCAAAGCGCGATCGCCGTGATTCCCGACGATTCGTCGGTCGAGATCAAGGAGGCCGGTGGCAAGGCTGCCTCGGCCGACATCTACGAGCGGCTTCTCGTTTACTGCGACCACCAGATTTCGAAAGGCATCGTCGGCCAGACCCTGACGACGGAGGTCAACGGCACCGGCTCCTACGCCGCGTCGCAGACCCACAAGGAAGTGCTCAGCGAGATCGTCACGGCCGATACGAAAATGGTCGTGAAGACGTTCAACCTGCTCGTGCGCTGGATCTGCGACATGAATTTCGGCACCGGCGTCGACCGGCCGGCATTCAGGATGTGGCACGAGGAGGACGTCGACAAGGCTCAGGCCGAGCGCGACAAGACCCTTGCCGACACCGGTCAGATCCGGTTCAAGAAGAAATACTGGATGCGCGAATACGGGTTCGCGGAAGACGACATCGAGGAAGTCATTCCGGCCTCCGGTGGCTCGGCCCTTCCGCCGGCGGAGTTTTCCGAGGGCGAACCGAAGAAAGACGAGTTCCCCGACCAGGCGGCGATCGACGAGGCCGGCGCGAAGGTCGCCGCTCCGACGGTCCTGCAAGCCGCGATGGAAGCGATGCTTCGACCGTATATCGAGCTGATCGGGAACGGCGCGAGCTACGAGGTCGTGATGGAAAAGCTCGCCGCGACCTACCCGGCGATGAAGCCCGACCAGCTCGCGACGCTGCTCGAACGTGCGATCTTCGCCGCCGAGACGTGGGGGCGCATCCATGCCCAAAGCTGA
- a CDS encoding phage virion morphogenesis protein → MNSIIDLKLEDEGVKDLLKRLQKRLSNLRAPMDSIGQLILNSVERNFEVGGRYSGTSGDVMGGMIKWDRLAPSTVKRRYREGSWPGKILQISGRLAASIHAKASRDSVIVGTNAEYAAIHQFGGVIQMKGKSGKLRLRTTAKGELLRQGKEGILRHLAVFAKASHKRAVEREYTTKDYKITIPARPYLVVQPEDLTEIRATILDHIMRAD, encoded by the coding sequence ATGAACTCGATCATCGATCTCAAGCTCGAAGACGAGGGCGTCAAAGACCTTTTGAAGCGTCTTCAAAAGCGCCTGAGCAACCTTCGCGCCCCGATGGACTCGATCGGCCAGCTCATCCTCAACTCGGTCGAGAGGAATTTCGAGGTCGGCGGCCGGTATTCCGGGACGTCGGGCGACGTGATGGGCGGCATGATCAAATGGGACCGCCTCGCCCCATCGACCGTGAAGCGCCGCTATCGTGAGGGTTCATGGCCGGGAAAGATTCTCCAGATCAGTGGCCGCCTTGCCGCGTCGATCCATGCGAAGGCATCGAGGGATTCGGTGATCGTCGGAACGAACGCGGAATACGCAGCGATTCACCAGTTCGGCGGTGTGATCCAGATGAAGGGGAAGAGCGGCAAGCTCCGGCTTCGCACGACCGCGAAGGGCGAGCTGCTTCGCCAGGGAAAGGAAGGCATCCTCCGCCACCTGGCCGTCTTCGCCAAGGCAAGCCACAAGCGCGCCGTCGAGCGTGAGTACACGACCAAGGATTACAAAATCACCATCCCCGCCCGCCCCTACCTGGTCGTCCAGCCCGAAGACCTCACCGAGATCCGCGCCACCATCCTCGACCACATCATGCGCGCGGACTGA